In Myxococcus guangdongensis, a single window of DNA contains:
- a CDS encoding protein kinase domain-containing protein, producing the protein MSEPRIIGGRYVLERVLAGGGMGTVWVAMDPKLQRRVALKLMAAHCAPTPHALRQFEWEAQAIARFQSPHVIQIHDCLLEGDTPYIVMELLEGEDLEALLNRRGRLSLAMVERLLTETSRALTAAHAAGVIHRDLKPANIFLSRSASGEVVKVLDFGLALLTQGGTAHPHPEEEMAGTPRYMSPEQLRGLSPRLDHRCDLWALSVVAYRALTGQHPFPLESLRQFRLGNVPPPPVAPSSLAPELGTEVDAFFARALDVDPSKRFQSAHELSSAFSARVEAGRPARPAKVLVVDDEPDVAVLMEQVFRKQVRRNVYQFLFAADGEEALEELRQHPDTEVVLCDINMPRMDGLTFLSRIGEVTTLTRVVIVSAYGDMSNLRTAMNRGAFDFITKPIDFPDLEATLVKTLKHVRELRRTVRYTEENGLLRMFVPGGVLERLPPMMQGTEAMAGEWVEGTVVFVDVHGFTPVLKDAPPPESLRRLNAIFEAIVPEVLSRGGTVDKFVGDAVMAVFRGPGHVDHALEACLSIRRQLEVLAARGGEGAPYAHGVCMGLDSGDVVAGSIGAKASGRLDYTVLGDVVNTAARLATLARRGQVLLSERTKERAQEPFDYASLGPQVPPGASAELLVYELLRAEGARPPVSEDSTPYVPSGGQEEPEEGSHEAAGLVALPSR; encoded by the coding sequence ATGTCTGAGCCGCGCATCATCGGCGGGCGATACGTCCTCGAGCGGGTGCTCGCGGGCGGTGGGATGGGCACGGTGTGGGTGGCGATGGATCCCAAGCTCCAACGCCGCGTGGCCCTCAAGCTCATGGCCGCCCACTGCGCGCCCACCCCGCACGCCTTGCGCCAGTTCGAGTGGGAAGCCCAGGCCATCGCCCGCTTCCAGAGCCCGCACGTCATCCAGATCCACGACTGTCTTCTGGAGGGAGACACCCCCTACATCGTCATGGAGCTCCTCGAGGGCGAGGACCTGGAGGCCCTGCTCAACCGCCGCGGCCGCCTGTCGCTCGCCATGGTGGAGCGGCTGCTCACCGAGACCTCCCGCGCCCTCACCGCCGCCCACGCCGCTGGCGTCATCCACAGAGACTTGAAGCCCGCGAACATCTTCCTTTCCCGGAGCGCATCCGGAGAGGTCGTGAAGGTGCTGGACTTCGGGCTTGCCCTGTTGACCCAGGGAGGCACGGCGCATCCGCACCCCGAGGAGGAGATGGCGGGGACGCCGCGCTACATGAGCCCCGAGCAGCTGCGGGGGCTGTCGCCGAGGCTGGACCACCGGTGTGACTTGTGGGCGCTGTCGGTGGTGGCGTATCGGGCGCTCACCGGACAGCACCCGTTCCCGCTGGAGTCGCTGCGCCAGTTCCGGCTGGGCAACGTGCCGCCGCCGCCGGTGGCGCCGTCCTCGCTGGCGCCCGAGCTGGGCACGGAGGTGGACGCGTTCTTCGCGCGGGCGCTGGACGTGGACCCGTCGAAGCGCTTCCAGTCCGCGCACGAGCTGTCCTCGGCGTTCAGCGCGAGGGTGGAGGCGGGGCGGCCCGCGCGTCCGGCCAAGGTGCTGGTGGTGGACGACGAGCCGGATGTCGCGGTGTTGATGGAGCAGGTGTTCCGCAAGCAGGTCCGACGCAACGTCTACCAGTTCCTGTTCGCGGCGGACGGCGAGGAGGCGCTGGAGGAGCTGCGCCAGCACCCGGACACCGAGGTCGTCCTCTGCGACATCAACATGCCGAGGATGGACGGGCTCACGTTCCTGTCGCGCATCGGCGAGGTGACGACGCTCACGCGCGTGGTCATCGTCTCGGCGTACGGGGACATGAGCAACCTGCGCACGGCGATGAACCGCGGCGCGTTCGACTTCATCACCAAGCCCATCGACTTCCCGGACCTGGAGGCCACGCTCGTCAAGACGCTCAAGCACGTGCGCGAGCTGCGGCGCACGGTGCGCTACACCGAGGAGAACGGCCTTCTGCGCATGTTCGTCCCGGGCGGCGTGCTGGAGCGGCTGCCGCCGATGATGCAGGGCACGGAGGCCATGGCCGGCGAGTGGGTGGAGGGCACCGTCGTCTTCGTCGACGTGCACGGCTTCACCCCGGTGCTCAAGGACGCGCCGCCCCCGGAGTCGCTGCGGCGGCTCAACGCCATCTTCGAGGCCATCGTCCCGGAGGTGCTCTCGCGCGGCGGCACGGTGGACAAGTTCGTGGGGGACGCGGTGATGGCCGTCTTCCGGGGCCCCGGCCACGTGGACCACGCGCTGGAGGCGTGCCTGTCCATCCGCCGGCAGCTGGAGGTGCTGGCCGCGCGGGGCGGCGAGGGCGCGCCGTATGCCCATGGCGTCTGCATGGGGCTGGACTCCGGCGACGTGGTGGCCGGCAGCATCGGCGCGAAGGCGTCGGGGCGGCTCGACTACACGGTGCTGGGGGACGTGGTGAACACCGCGGCCCGGCTCGCCACCCTGGCGCGGCGCGGCCAGGTGCTGCTCAGCGAGCGCACCAAGGAGCGCGCCCAGGAGCCCTTCGACTATGCGTCGCTGGGGCCCCAGGTGCCTCCGGGCGCCTCCGCGGAGCTGCTGGTGTACGAGCTGCTCCGGGCGGAAGGGGCGCGCCCGCCGGTGTCGGAGGACTCCACGCCGTACGTGCCCTCGGGCGGCCAGGAGGAGCCCGAGGAGGGTTCGCACGAGGCGGCGGGGCTGGTGGCGCTGCCGTCCCGATGA
- a CDS encoding Hsp70 family protein: MHKEPIIGIDLGTTNSCAAIVEDSGNVKLIPYKGGEYTIPSIFAIDDKGNELIGYEAKRQWQLNPRNTVYGAKRLVGRPFGSDVVETMKKVVAYNMRQGKKNDVTLDVGKREFTLQEVSAKILGKIREVASNYLKMPIKRAVVTVPAYFNDRQRQSVKDAGKLIDLDVVRIINEPTAAALAYGVGKGLKEKVVIYDLGGGTFDVSIIEIRERVFEVKSTGGDVFLGGIDFDNAIIHHVLKDFAAKTGIDLATDPVAMQRIKDLAERTKIDLSARDEVPFNIPFITMTSQGQPLNIEMKFTRKMLEQLTNHLVDRTLQMVARVLVDSGLSTKDVDQVMLVGGQTRMPIVQDRLTKFFGKAPSKAVHPDEAVAIGAALYAHSLQDDTNLRIQLLDVIPMAIGLEKAGGAFHVVFPRNAPIPNAKQLLATTSMDNQTELAMRIFQGDHEMVARNDMLGEFTFSGIQQARAGGVQVEITFDVNIEGILTMRARDPATGREMNTTVRVTQSS; this comes from the coding sequence ATGCACAAGGAGCCCATCATCGGCATCGACCTCGGCACGACCAACTCGTGCGCGGCGATTGTCGAGGACAGCGGGAACGTCAAGCTCATCCCCTACAAGGGCGGTGAGTACACCATCCCCTCCATCTTCGCGATTGATGACAAGGGGAACGAGCTCATCGGCTACGAGGCCAAGCGCCAGTGGCAGCTCAACCCGCGCAACACCGTCTACGGCGCCAAGCGTCTGGTAGGCCGTCCATTCGGCAGCGATGTCGTGGAGACGATGAAGAAGGTCGTGGCGTACAACATGCGCCAGGGCAAGAAGAACGACGTCACGCTGGACGTCGGCAAGCGTGAGTTCACGCTGCAGGAAGTGAGCGCGAAGATCCTCGGCAAGATTCGCGAGGTCGCGTCCAACTACCTGAAGATGCCCATCAAGCGGGCGGTGGTGACGGTCCCCGCCTACTTCAACGACCGGCAGCGCCAGTCGGTGAAGGACGCCGGCAAGCTCATCGACCTGGACGTCGTGCGCATCATCAACGAGCCCACCGCGGCGGCGCTCGCGTACGGCGTGGGCAAGGGCCTGAAGGAGAAGGTCGTCATCTACGACCTGGGCGGCGGCACCTTCGACGTCTCCATCATCGAGATCCGCGAGCGCGTCTTCGAGGTGAAGTCCACCGGCGGCGACGTGTTCCTGGGCGGCATCGACTTCGACAACGCCATCATCCACCACGTCCTCAAGGACTTTGCGGCCAAGACGGGCATCGACCTGGCCACGGACCCGGTGGCCATGCAGCGCATCAAGGACCTGGCCGAGCGCACCAAGATTGACTTGTCCGCGCGCGACGAGGTGCCCTTCAACATCCCCTTCATCACGATGACGTCGCAGGGCCAGCCCCTGAACATCGAGATGAAGTTCACGCGCAAGATGCTGGAGCAGCTCACCAACCACCTCGTCGACCGCACCCTGCAGATGGTGGCGCGCGTGCTGGTGGACTCGGGCCTGTCCACCAAGGACGTGGACCAGGTGATGTTGGTCGGCGGCCAGACGCGCATGCCGATTGTCCAGGACCGCCTGACCAAGTTCTTCGGCAAGGCGCCCAGCAAGGCCGTGCACCCGGACGAGGCGGTCGCCATCGGCGCGGCGCTCTACGCGCACTCGCTCCAGGACGACACCAACCTGCGCATCCAGCTGCTGGACGTGATTCCCATGGCCATCGGCCTGGAGAAGGCCGGCGGCGCCTTCCACGTCGTCTTCCCGCGCAACGCGCCCATCCCCAACGCCAAGCAGCTGCTCGCCACCACCAGCATGGACAACCAGACCGAGCTGGCCATGCGCATCTTCCAGGGCGACCACGAGATGGTGGCGCGCAACGACATGCTCGGTGAGTTCACCTTCTCCGGCATCCAGCAGGCCCGCGCCGGCGGCGTGCAGGTGGAGATCACCTTCGACGTGAACATCGAAGGCATCCTCACCATGCGCGCCCGCGATCCGGCCACCGGCCGGGAGATGAACACCACGGTGCGCGTCACCCAGAGCAGCTGA
- the crtI gene encoding phytoene desaturase family protein has protein sequence MEQDTRRDGRRVLVIGSGFGGLAAAVRLAARGWRVTVLERRAVPGGRAHAFQQDGFTFDAGPTVITCPHLLEELWTLAGRKLSEHVELRPVTPLYRMRFPDGFTFDYHTDRERMLESVRSVSPGDEAGYLALSARVERMYEAGIGPLMSAPVPHVLSLAPFTAALVRDEAFRTMYGLVSRHVKDERLRQALSFHPLLIGGSPFSAASAVYTSIQFVERRWGGFFPVGGTGALVRGLVSLLESLGGEVRYDSEVSEITVEGRKATGVRVGSGAWLPAEAVVSNADAAWTYRYLLPRHVRSHWTDDRIQQARYSMSVFLWYFGTRRQYPEVAHHTLLFGRDFRGMFSGLSGSGQPSQDPLLYLHRPTATDAGLAPPGHDAFYVLAPVPHLGEGSNWKARAETFRRMLAERLSRTVLPGLESELVTSRVFTPEDFRDDLRSFRGAAFSFAPTLLQTTFLRAQAKSEDVDRLYLVGAGTHPGAGLPAVLCSAKIVDTVMAEA, from the coding sequence GTGGAACAGGACACACGGCGGGACGGCAGGCGCGTCCTCGTCATCGGCAGTGGTTTCGGAGGGCTCGCGGCGGCGGTGCGACTGGCCGCGCGAGGCTGGCGAGTCACCGTCCTCGAGCGTCGCGCCGTCCCGGGGGGGCGCGCCCATGCCTTCCAGCAGGACGGTTTCACCTTCGACGCGGGCCCCACGGTCATCACCTGTCCGCACCTGTTGGAGGAACTCTGGACGCTCGCGGGGCGGAAGCTCTCCGAGCACGTCGAACTGCGGCCGGTGACGCCGCTCTACCGGATGCGTTTCCCGGACGGCTTCACGTTCGACTACCACACGGACCGGGAGCGGATGCTCGAGTCCGTACGGAGCGTCTCGCCCGGGGACGAGGCGGGCTATCTGGCGCTGTCCGCCCGAGTGGAGCGGATGTACGAGGCGGGCATCGGTCCGCTGATGAGCGCGCCCGTGCCGCACGTGCTGAGCCTGGCGCCCTTCACCGCGGCGCTGGTTCGCGACGAGGCCTTCCGGACGATGTACGGTCTGGTGTCGCGGCACGTGAAGGACGAGCGGCTCCGGCAGGCGCTGAGCTTCCATCCGCTGCTCATTGGCGGCAGTCCGTTCTCGGCCGCGAGCGCGGTGTACACGTCCATCCAGTTCGTCGAGCGGCGCTGGGGTGGATTCTTCCCCGTGGGGGGAACGGGCGCGCTGGTGAGGGGGCTCGTGTCGCTGCTGGAGTCGCTGGGCGGCGAGGTCCGCTACGACAGCGAGGTGTCGGAAATCACCGTGGAGGGGCGAAAAGCCACGGGGGTCCGAGTGGGCTCGGGCGCGTGGCTCCCCGCCGAGGCGGTGGTGTCCAACGCGGACGCGGCGTGGACGTACCGGTACCTGCTCCCACGTCACGTGCGCAGCCACTGGACGGATGACCGCATCCAGCAGGCCCGTTACTCGATGAGCGTGTTCCTCTGGTACTTCGGCACACGGCGCCAGTACCCCGAGGTCGCGCACCACACGCTGCTGTTCGGTCGGGATTTCCGAGGCATGTTCTCGGGACTGTCGGGCTCGGGTCAGCCGTCGCAGGACCCGTTGCTGTACTTGCACCGGCCCACCGCGACGGACGCGGGGCTGGCGCCACCGGGGCACGATGCGTTCTATGTCCTGGCGCCGGTGCCGCACCTGGGCGAGGGCTCGAACTGGAAGGCGAGGGCGGAGACGTTCCGTCGCATGTTGGCGGAGCGACTGTCGCGCACGGTGTTGCCGGGGCTGGAGTCCGAGCTGGTGACGTCGCGGGTGTTCACGCCCGAGGACTTCCGGGATGACCTGCGCTCGTTCCGGGGCGCGGCGTTCAGCTTCGCGCCCACGCTGTTGCAGACGACGTTCTTGAGGGCGCAGGCGAAGAGCGAGGACGTGGACCGGCTGTATCTCGTCGGCGCGGGGACACATCCCGGCGCGGGCCTGCCCGCGGTGCTGTGCTCGGCGAAGATCGTCGATACGGTGATGGCGGAGGCGTGA
- a CDS encoding carotenoid oxygenase family protein: MTSNRERFTREPLHVLAGKLPPDLHGHVFVAGPSVSEGSPALASDGLVLRLDFDGARATFSSSIMETPSYVAREPVNEGQTSRGPLTRYLNQFRETTLSDVSIALGAQEAPNTAPFLVQGENMMLVTTDAGRPWAIHPMTLEAYTPLGYLREWKPAIGTPWAFPLLQSTAHPAFAFEHPVALSEAPGAGQKPRLFLTNHAPKWPLGEGWTHLVSWDTWENRLHHWSLIDAATGKPVVTQSLHQIAVTRDYVVLLDSNFPVNFWSIAVQSALPGMTRLQRLVSRLTSEPAYPQAVFWVVKRSDLRPSPGTLLPDDPPRIPAYRFQSGGGGLHFAARYENPNDVITIVAGHSPTEDLSHTIREGDLLINGNRAQAYQEGMPTAVPVTRSSLGVHHIDMRRRTIESKLHSHDDYTWGLTVFSNTGLINGELETNLRLYLDEVPREPPPGGEPPGGINWGIPEDELAIYFNSDGFAADMVPEFIYQMYKPIVGDREGLPIREGRAASFFKFFINSGRFDGYVLPTGWFGFAPQFVPSIKLPMVPYWKGYVVALVVSDPTPNLPPDSTGDEVWIFDSEDIAKGPICRLGSKNFDIGMTLHTTYLPPGLGDILDGHVPNDPPYCVDVREDYDVSQMQKNYENWLPGLFPRVPRALFAPWRLGVRWVLNFPKLREVFENDVYPRFTMKPRRK, from the coding sequence ATGACGTCCAACCGGGAGCGCTTCACGCGCGAGCCGCTGCACGTGCTCGCCGGGAAGCTGCCACCGGACCTGCACGGCCACGTCTTCGTCGCCGGCCCCAGCGTGTCCGAGGGCTCACCGGCGCTGGCCTCGGATGGGTTGGTGCTGCGGCTCGACTTCGACGGGGCCCGCGCGACGTTCAGCTCCTCCATCATGGAGACGCCGTCGTACGTGGCGCGCGAGCCGGTCAACGAGGGCCAGACGTCGCGAGGGCCGCTCACGCGCTACCTCAATCAGTTCCGCGAGACCACGCTGTCGGACGTGTCCATCGCCCTGGGCGCGCAGGAGGCCCCCAACACGGCGCCCTTCCTGGTGCAGGGCGAGAACATGATGCTGGTGACGACGGACGCGGGGCGTCCGTGGGCCATCCATCCGATGACGTTGGAGGCGTACACGCCGCTGGGCTACCTGCGCGAGTGGAAGCCGGCCATCGGCACCCCGTGGGCCTTCCCGCTGCTGCAGAGCACCGCGCACCCCGCCTTCGCGTTCGAGCACCCGGTGGCCCTCTCCGAGGCGCCGGGCGCAGGGCAGAAGCCGCGCCTGTTCCTGACGAATCACGCGCCCAAGTGGCCGCTCGGGGAGGGCTGGACGCACCTGGTGAGCTGGGACACGTGGGAGAACCGGCTGCACCACTGGTCGCTCATCGACGCGGCCACGGGCAAGCCGGTGGTGACGCAGTCGCTGCATCAGATCGCCGTCACGCGCGACTACGTCGTCCTGCTGGACAGCAACTTCCCGGTCAACTTCTGGAGCATCGCGGTGCAGTCCGCGCTGCCAGGCATGACGCGGCTGCAGCGGCTGGTGAGCCGACTGACGTCCGAGCCGGCCTATCCGCAGGCGGTGTTCTGGGTGGTGAAGCGCTCGGACCTGCGCCCCTCGCCCGGCACGCTGTTGCCCGATGACCCGCCGAGAATCCCCGCGTACCGCTTCCAGTCCGGAGGTGGCGGTCTGCACTTCGCGGCGCGCTACGAGAACCCGAACGACGTCATCACGATTGTCGCGGGGCACTCGCCCACCGAGGACCTCTCCCACACCATCCGGGAGGGGGACCTGCTCATCAACGGGAACCGGGCCCAGGCGTACCAGGAGGGCATGCCCACCGCGGTGCCAGTGACACGCAGCTCGCTGGGCGTGCACCACATCGACATGCGCCGGCGGACCATCGAGTCGAAGCTGCACTCGCACGATGACTACACGTGGGGGCTCACCGTCTTCTCCAACACGGGCCTCATCAACGGCGAGCTCGAGACGAACCTGAGGCTGTACCTGGACGAGGTTCCGCGAGAGCCGCCTCCCGGGGGGGAGCCTCCCGGTGGCATCAACTGGGGCATTCCGGAGGACGAGCTCGCCATCTACTTCAACTCGGACGGCTTCGCGGCGGACATGGTCCCCGAGTTCATCTACCAGATGTACAAGCCCATCGTCGGAGACCGGGAGGGCTTGCCCATCCGCGAGGGCCGGGCCGCGAGCTTCTTCAAGTTCTTCATCAACTCCGGCCGCTTCGATGGCTACGTGCTGCCCACCGGCTGGTTCGGCTTCGCGCCGCAGTTCGTGCCCAGCATCAAGCTGCCGATGGTGCCGTACTGGAAGGGCTACGTCGTGGCGCTGGTGGTGTCGGACCCCACGCCGAACCTGCCGCCGGACTCGACGGGGGACGAGGTGTGGATCTTCGACTCGGAGGACATCGCCAAGGGCCCCATCTGCCGGCTGGGGAGCAAGAACTTCGACATCGGCATGACGCTGCACACGACGTATCTGCCACCGGGCCTGGGGGACATCCTCGACGGGCACGTGCCGAACGACCCGCCCTACTGCGTGGACGTTCGCGAGGACTACGACGTGAGCCAGATGCAGAAGAACTACGAGAACTGGCTGCCGGGCCTGTTCCCCCGCGTACCGCGCGCCCTCTTCGCGCCGTGGAGGCTGGGCGTGCGCTGGGTGCTCAACTTCCCGAAGCTGCGCGAGGTGTTCGAGAACGACGTGTACCCGCGCTTCACGATGAAGCCGCGCCGGAAGTAG